TTGCCCAGTGGGACATCCTGCAGTTCATGATCGATCCCGATCATGTGTCGCCGGACTATCCCGAAGGTTACCGTCCGGCTCCTGACAAAAAAGCCGATGAAAAGGATTGGTATGTGAGTGTGGAGGGGGTACTCTCAGACCTGGAGAACCTGAAGGGGATAGTCAGTAACCCGGAGACCGACTTTTTTGCCCCCATCCCCCATGCCAAAAGCTACACAATATTTCGGGAGATACTGCTGGTGGCGGACCACAACGCCTACCACATAGGCGAGCTGGCCCTGCTGCGTCAGGTACTGGGGATATGGCCGAAGGGGTTCGAATACCTTACCGGCAGGGCCTGAGGCAGAGCCGTAGGTGGGAAATGTTGCCTGGAAGGGTGCCGCGATTTCGGCCGTCAGTTCGGCGCGTTTCAGCTGTCTTTGGGGCTGATCAAAACCATTCAGGTGCAAGGCGCCCGAAATCTGAGGCATGAGGCGTACCGGCAGGTACGTCGCAGTGCCGAATGGTGAGGGCAACGCCGCAGATGGATGGTTTTCATCAGCCCCTAGGGCGAAATGATGAATGGTGCCGACAGCGCCCATACATCGCCTGAGGTGGAAACCACCATGATCCGGCAGCCGCTGCCGACTATGCCCAGGGTTTCCACTGGTGCCGAAAGGGTGAAGGTGCCGGTGGAAGCAGGAACCACCGTCGGCGTCAGCTTGACCCAGATGCTGCCGGGGAATGGATCGCCGGAAGAGAGGGGTGTGGCCAGTTTGCCCGGATCGTCAGCCAGCAGGAAGACCTCGACACCCGACGCAAAAAGAAGCGATCCGCCCCAGGTAACCGTGGGAGGCGCCGTGCCGAATTTCCAGATGGTGCCGCCTGCGGGGGCGGTGACCCCGGTGGGGTCCTGGAAGGTGGTCGTCATGAACGGTATGACCGAGGAAATCTGCATGGGGGATGGAGGACCGTAAAACAGCCAGGTGGTCTCGATCTCCCGCCGGTTGTCGAAATCCTCTGCGGCGACGGTGAGGTTGCCGCCGATGGCAAGGACCGGCAAGGTGCTGCTGAAGGAGGCGCTGGTATCGCTTAGGAGCAGGTCCCTATCGAAGAAATACCCTGCTTTGCCGAGGGAGTCCCAACCGTAATAGTTGAGGTAGGTGTCGAACCAGCTCGCCTTGAAGGCGGTGGGCACGGCGACGCCGTAGGTCAGGGTGCCGCTGATTCGTGCGTCGGCCAGATAATGGCCGTCGGTTGCCCCTGTGACCGGGGATATACCGGAAAGGGCTGGGAAATAGGCAGCTGTGACCTCGGAGCGCAGCCATGGCCTTGCCGGCATGGTTACCGTCCTCGTTTCCACCACCACGTTGTTGCTGTCGTAAATACTGAAGGTATAGACGGAGTTCGGGGCTATGGAGCCCAGGGTGGCATCGTCAATGACATACATCTCCCACTGCTTGGTGGGCAGTTGAGGGGAGGCCCAGTAGGCGTTGCCGAGCCGCATCTGCTGCGGGTACATGGCGTCCTGGGCGAGAACTATGCCGCCGGTGGGGAGACCGGGTCCTTTAACGACAGCGGAAACGAGGCCGATGTTGTCCCGGTCTTCCACCCGGACCATGAACCCGGACTCTATCCGGACGCCTGTCGGCAGGCCCAGCCATTGGGCGGTAATTCCCCTCATCTCAACTGCCGACCGATAATTGTTGCCGGTGATCTTCCATTCCCCGTTTTCCTTGACCATGATGAAGCCGTCATCGGGGAAGCCGTAGGAGCCATCCTTGAAAAAGCCTTTACCGGTAACCTTGACCGGGCTGCCGACTGCGGCGGACAACGGTTTGGCTGAGGCGGTCAGGCTGACCATCCCTTTGGAGAGAATATCCCCGAATTTATAGTCCTTCACATCGAAATCAATGGCTGCCGCCCGTCCCAGACCGTCATGGATGCCGAAACTCGTTGCATAGAACCGATCCAGATCTGCAGCGGTCAGGGCGGTCCCCTTGGCCTCTATGGTATCCTTGAAGTACAGGTAAAGCTTGGCGGTTATGGCTTGATTGACGTCTTCCTGCATGGTGACCGGCACTGCCGTGTCGGTTCCGTTAAGATCGACGGTGGTGCTGCCGGTATAGGGGGTGTTATTGTAGTTATCCTGGGCAATCACCTTGAAGACACGGCCGCTGCCATTGGGAACGGCAAAGGAGTCGGATGCGGAAGTCTGCCCGGGGGCAACGGTGATGACCCTGACGATGTCCGTCATGTCCGGTGCGGTGACGGTAATGGTTATCTTTTTGACGATGGAAGGAAGGATGCCTGTGCTGGTGGCTGCGGTGGTCATGCCGGCAAAGACCGTTTTTGATGTTACGCCCCCTTTTGCCGCAGCCTGGCCGAAACTTACCGTAACCTTGCTGGTTCCGGCAGTGCCACTCCCGGAACAGCCTGCACATGCCATCAATATGAAAAAGAGGAGGGTGGAAAAAATGAACCGGTTACCCATGGAAGCTACCCCCTGTTAGAAATTTACATTCACATTGACATTTGTCGTGGTCGGAACAGCCGGTGGCGGAGGAGGGGGTGGTGTGGCTGTTGCCGGTGCAACCACCGGCGGCGGAGGTGGCGGTGCCTGTGTGGTCGTCTTCACTGAAGACGTGGGAGCTGTTGTGATTGCCGACGGTATGGTGCTGCCCATAAGAGCGGTTCCTGTGGATGTCGGTGCAATAGTGGTGGTCAACGATGCTGACTGACTGAGAATGTCTGTGCCTTCTGTCTGGTTTCCGTTTGCTGCCGGGGTTGACTGGGCCGCCGGCTGACCGGTCCCCTGGGTGCCGGATTGACCGCCGCTTTCTGTCTTGGGCGTCGTTACACCTTTTTCCATATGCTGTGTTTCTGCCGGCAGCGCCTGGCGCGGGGGCTGTGGCGGAGCGCCGGGGGCAATGGTGGTTATATTGCCAGCCGTGACGGTGACTATCCGGTCGGGCATGCGTCGATTATAGGTATAGACGCTTCCCTGGCGGACCAGGACGCCGGTCATGCTTCGGTCGTGGCTGACGATGAAATCGGTTCCCCTGACGCCGGCAACGGCATTGGGGGTATGAACCTCGAAACGCCGCCCCTCTCCGGCCCGCTTGACCCTGACAGGATCGACGATGGCTTCCACCTTGCCCCTCGGCAATCGCACGTTGGCGCCGTTTTCCCGCTGTCCGGAAAAATATGTCCCGATGTCGATACGGCTTCTTTGAGCAACCTTGAGGATGGTGCCGTCCTTGAACTGGATCTCCGCAAAGCTGCCGCTCCTGGTGCGGACAAAATCACCCTCACCGAGCTTGTCCCCGGTTTTGACCGTAACTGCCGGCAGTTTGCCGTTACGCAGCACATCAACGGTTCCGCTTACGATTTTGAAAGAGGCAATGTCCTCTGCCGCCAGGACTGTGCTTGAACCCATCACAACCAAGGTGAAAAGCAGAGCCAGCTGCAGGAATAGTGATCTGCCCGGTATGTCGATCATGTGTTCACCTCAAAAGCGGACTTCAACCCCTGTTGAATAGACATTGCGGTCATACTCGTAGAGGGCCAGGTTGGAAAAATCCGAGGCGTGGAAATACTGGAAATTGACAAATATGCCGTCGGTTAGTTCATGGCTAAGGTTGACGGTAGCCGCATAGGTGGCGTCTTCCCGCTTCATGCCATAGACCGTGTGATTGTTGAGGTAATTCTGCCAAAACCCCTCAAGAGATATAATGACGCTGGTCCTTGAAGCGAGGGGCAGAAGCAGATCTGCATTAAGCCTGTTCCCCAGATAGGACCAATTGTTACCCTGTGCATCCTCCAGGGAAAATTCGTAGCGAAGGTTGAAAAAGCCTCTCTCTTCGGCAAACAGATAGATGTAGCCCATCTGCCCTGCATAGCCGTCGGCATCGCGATTTTCAGATGAGACGGTATTCTGCAGGTAATTGCGTCTGCTGTAACCGAACGACGCCTGCCCCAGGTGATCAGATGCGAAAAAGGCGGTGGCGGTTGGTTTGACCGTAACTTGATTGGAGTATGCCTCGTAGCTCAGAAGTGTGTAGTTGAAAGACACTGGCAGGGAGAACATCAACTGTGGCGTCAGGCGATAAGCGGGCGCCAGGGTGACTCCCTGGGAGAGCTGACTGTATTCGTCACGCTTGAAGTAAGAGTTGTTGTACAGGGAATACTGGCCATTGAAAAGCCATGGTCCCCTGGCAGGCATCTCATAAAGGATGCGCAGATTTTGATTGCTGCTCCAGTCATGGGGCGTGGGCAGAAAGAGACCAGGTACATCCTGGGACGGTTTTACCACCACGTTGTCGTCGTACTGCAGGTTTACTCCGGCGAAAATATGCCAGTTCCGGGGTGCAGCTGCCGTCAATCTTCTTTCATATTCTCGTGCAAAACCTGCCAGCTCGGATGAAGGGTCGCCGGAGATGACCGATTTGAGGCTTTCCTGTGCCTTGTCCCGGTCCCCCTGCTTCAGGTATATCTGGGCGAT
This region of Geotalea daltonii FRC-32 genomic DNA includes:
- a CDS encoding tetratricopeptide repeat protein, translated to MPRILLLLMVFLLPSTALAGQEQLELGINEYQAERFEEAQEILAAAQKEQPTSSAVAYHLGLALKQTGNLEQAVANLKMSLKLEPMVSDAYPELIELLYLQNDFAEAGKFIAMAESAGVKPARVAFLKGQVLAGNDNSEGAVAALIKAKEIDPALAQQADFQIAQIYLKQGDRDKAQESLKSVISGDPSSELAGFAREYERRLTAAAPRNWHIFAGVNLQYDDNVVVKPSQDVPGLFLPTPHDWSSNQNLRILYEMPARGPWLFNGQYSLYNNSYFKRDEYSQLSQGVTLAPAYRLTPQLMFSLPVSFNYTLLSYEAYSNQVTVKPTATAFFASDHLGQASFGYSRRNYLQNTVSSENRDADGYAGQMGYIYLFAEERGFFNLRYEFSLEDAQGNNWSYLGNRLNADLLLPLASRTSVIISLEGFWQNYLNNHTVYGMKREDATYAATVNLSHELTDGIFVNFQYFHASDFSNLALYEYDRNVYSTGVEVRF
- a CDS encoding FecR family protein, whose amino-acid sequence is MIDIPGRSLFLQLALLFTLVVMGSSTVLAAEDIASFKIVSGTVDVLRNGKLPAVTVKTGDKLGEGDFVRTRSGSFAEIQFKDGTILKVAQRSRIDIGTYFSGQRENGANVRLPRGKVEAIVDPVRVKRAGEGRRFEVHTPNAVAGVRGTDFIVSHDRSMTGVLVRQGSVYTYNRRMPDRIVTVTAGNITTIAPGAPPQPPRQALPAETQHMEKGVTTPKTESGGQSGTQGTGQPAAQSTPAANGNQTEGTDILSQSASLTTTIAPTSTGTALMGSTIPSAITTAPTSSVKTTTQAPPPPPPVVAPATATPPPPPPPAVPTTTNVNVNVNF
- a CDS encoding ABC transporter, whose amino-acid sequence is MKGNDLLRKELLALLSGGEAHMDFADVVARFPMEHINSKAPHTPYSCWHFVEHLRIAQWDILQFMIDPDHVSPDYPEGYRPAPDKKADEKDWYVSVEGVLSDLENLKGIVSNPETDFFAPIPHAKSYTIFREILLVADHNAYHIGELALLRQVLGIWPKGFEYLTGRA